One Oenanthe melanoleuca isolate GR-GAL-2019-014 chromosome 3, OMel1.0, whole genome shotgun sequence DNA segment encodes these proteins:
- the LOC130250819 gene encoding F-box only protein 21-like isoform X2 — translation MPHINAAAALQISMLLFALPAQYFISQWYGTDSAQRIQRTERIIASWSISARSYLSLDAWADRLKLWLLKTRNWYYGESKTKSGENEANPHSYFAESTHVHSPKPEYIKFRVGQVIIHRKFGYSGVIVGWDVKANTPEEQLQLRYLPVKQGLKDTPHYRILINKANGFGKSTAYVPEEEITVIIGLEVYHPDMETYFSGYDGLKYIMQPWLKKLYPHD, via the exons ATGCCTCACATcaatgcagctgcagctctgcagatttCCATGCTGCTCTTTGCTCTTCCTGCACAGTATTTCATATCTCAGTGGTACGGAACGGACTCTGCCCAGCGCATCCAAAGAACAGAAAG GATAATTGCCTCTTGGAGCATCTCAGCAAGATCTTACTTGAGTCTGGATGCATGGGCAGATCGTTTAAAGCTGTGGCTCTTAAAGACAAG GAATTGGTACTACGGAGAGAGCAAAACTAAAAGTGGTGAAAATGAAGCAAACCCCCATTCTTATTTTGCAG AATCAACTCATGTTCACAGTCCAAAGCCTGAATATATTAAGTTCCGTGTGGGCCAGGTAATAATTCACAGAAAATTTGGCTACTCAGGAGTCATTGTCGGATGGGATGTGAAAGCTAACACTCCAGAAGAACAACTGCAACTCAGATATCTTCCAGTGAAACAG GGTCTAAAAGATACTCCTCATTATCGAATTCTAATTAACAAAGCAAATGGATTTGGAAAATCTACAGCTTATGTTCCTGAGGAAGAGATAACAGTTATTATAGGATTAGAG gtTTATCATCCTGATATGGAAACCTACTTCAGTGGATATGATGGATTAAAATACATTATGCAGCCATGGTTGAAAAAACTCTACCCTCATGACTGA
- the LOC130250819 gene encoding F-box only protein 21-like isoform X1: MQLQLCRFPCCSLLFLHSISYLSGTERTLPSASKEQKGCKTHLPCCIYLIIASWSISARSYLSLDAWADRLKLWLLKTRNWYYGESKTKSGENEANPHSYFAESTHVHSPKPEYIKFRVGQVIIHRKFGYSGVIVGWDVKANTPEEQLQLRYLPVKQGLKDTPHYRILINKANGFGKSTAYVPEEEITVIIGLEVYHPDMETYFSGYDGLKYIMQPWLKKLYPHD, translated from the exons atgcagctgcagctctgcagatttCCATGCTGCTCTTTGCTCTTCCTGCACAGTATTTCATATCTCAGTGGTACGGAACGGACTCTGCCCAGCGCATCCAAAGAACAGAAAGGTTGTAAGACTcaccttccctgctgcattTATTT GATAATTGCCTCTTGGAGCATCTCAGCAAGATCTTACTTGAGTCTGGATGCATGGGCAGATCGTTTAAAGCTGTGGCTCTTAAAGACAAG GAATTGGTACTACGGAGAGAGCAAAACTAAAAGTGGTGAAAATGAAGCAAACCCCCATTCTTATTTTGCAG AATCAACTCATGTTCACAGTCCAAAGCCTGAATATATTAAGTTCCGTGTGGGCCAGGTAATAATTCACAGAAAATTTGGCTACTCAGGAGTCATTGTCGGATGGGATGTGAAAGCTAACACTCCAGAAGAACAACTGCAACTCAGATATCTTCCAGTGAAACAG GGTCTAAAAGATACTCCTCATTATCGAATTCTAATTAACAAAGCAAATGGATTTGGAAAATCTACAGCTTATGTTCCTGAGGAAGAGATAACAGTTATTATAGGATTAGAG gtTTATCATCCTGATATGGAAACCTACTTCAGTGGATATGATGGATTAAAATACATTATGCAGCCATGGTTGAAAAAACTCTACCCTCATGACTGA